In a single window of the Pieris rapae chromosome 9, ilPieRapa1.1, whole genome shotgun sequence genome:
- the LOC110992634 gene encoding uncharacterized protein LOC110992634 yields MEIVPEGKNFRLVTKDELPAVADILVQYLPESLKFHQTIQTYLNNKVWDFHFYVAKNWPEDPICLHFPGCTSTPNSHPYESVTIFCPSERAELVDLVTSEDILLDLTKPLYLNFTHEAIVNRFEKRYEAQDKITGDVYVCDNPPTDCNEQLPQDVELVRLEPEHMQAVHDLYPASDIECREVFEKLVAELPAYGIFVEGQLAAWMVQSYYGAMFSMQTRPEFRRKGYGIYLARRLTKEVAARGYKPFVVIRPENDASRSLYSKLGFEKRFRTVRAVLRPR; encoded by the exons ATGGAAATCGTGCCTGAGGGGAAAAATTTTCGATTGGTAACAAAAGACGAGCTCCCAGCTGTGGCAGATATTTTAGTTCAGTATTTGCCTGAATCTCTTAAG TTTCATCAGACGATTCAAACATATCTAAACAATAAGGTTTGGGACTTCCACTTTTATGTGGCGAAAAATTGGCCAGAGGATCCGATTTGCTTACACTTTCCCGGCTGTACCAGTACG CCAAATAGCCACCCCTATGAAAGTGTAACGATATTCTGTCCATCGGAGCGTGCTGAACTGGTGGACTTGGTCACCAGCGAAGACATCTTACTGGACCTCACGAAACCCTTGTACCTGAACTTCACTCACGAAGCTATCGTGAATCGCTTCGAGAAACGATATGAGGCTCAAGATAAGATTACTGGAGATGTCTATGTCTGTGATAACCCTCCGACGGATTGTAATGAAca ACTGCCACAGGACGTGGAGTTAGTTCGCCTTGAGCCAGAACACATGCAAGCAGTGCACGATCTCTACCCAGCGAGTGACATTGAATGCCGCGAAGTCTTCGAGAAGCTTGTCGCTGAATTACCCGCCTATGGAATCTTCGTCGAGGGACAATTGGCCGCTTGGATGGTCCAATCTTACTATGGTGCCATGTTCTCCATGCAGACACGCCCAGAGTTCCGCCGAAAAGGCTACGGAATCTACTTAGCTCGGCGTCTCACCAAAGAAGTAGCGGCTCGCGGCTACAAACCCTTCGTCGTGATTCGTCCGGAAAACGACGCCTCTCGCTCGCTCTACTCTAAGCTTGGCTTCGAGAAACGTTTCCGAACGGTCCGCGCCGTTTTACGTCCGCGCTAA